GACGAAGGGGGATTATATGCGCCATTCCATCATCCTGCTGCCCTTGCTGTGCCTGGCTGCGCCGGTCGCCGCGCAGCAGCCCGACGATCTCAATCGCGTCATCGACGAAGGGCTGAACCACAGCCAGGTGATGCAGATCGCCCAGCATCTGACCGACGATATCGGTGGGCGCATGACCAACTCGCCGCAGATGCGGCAAGCGGAAACCTGGACCGCCGACCAGTTCCGCCAATGGGGCCTGTCCAATGTCCGCAAGCAGGGCTTCCGCTTCGGTCGCGGCTGGTGGATCGCCGGCTCATCGGTGAAGATGGTGAGCCCCCGCCCGATCCAATTGACCGCCATCCCCATCGCCTGGACGCCGCCGACCAATGGTGTGCTGAGCGCGCCGATCATCGTTGCGCCGATGAAGAAGGAGCGCGATTTCGACGCCTGGCGCGGCAAGCTCGCCGGCAAAATCGTGCTGGTGTCACTGCCCGGCACGGGCGACGAACCGGGCGAGGCCGCCTTCCAGCGGTTGAAGGGCGAGGATATCGAGAAGCTCGACAGGTTCGAGCAGCCCAAGAATGATCCGGCGTCGCTGGAGCGGCTGATGAAGCGGCTGGGCTTCCTCCGCAAGCTGGAGGCCTTCCTGAAGGCCGAGGGGGCGGTCGGCTGGGCACGGCAATCCTATCGCGACGGCAAGCTGCTGCATGGTGAGGGCTATGATTTCGGCGTCAACGATACGTCCGCGCTGCCCGGCGTCGAGATCGCGGCGGAGGATTATCGCCGTCTCGCTCGCCTCGCCAAGACCGGCCCGGCGCCGGTGCTGGAAATCAACAGCGACGTTCGTTTCGATGACAGCGACGTCAACGCCTACAACATCTTGGCCGATATCCCCGGCAGTGATCCCAAGGCCGGCTATGTCATGGCCGGCGCACATCTCGACAGCTGGGTCGCGGGCGATGGCGCGGCGGACAATGGCGCGGGCAGCGCGATGATCATGGAGGCTGCACGCATCCTCAAATCACTCGGGATCAAACCGAAGCGGACGATCCGCTTCGCGCTATGGTCGGGCGAGGAACAGGGGCTGTTCGGCTCCATGGCCTATGTCGACGAATATCTCGCCACCCGCGCACCGGGGCCGAAGGAGGAACAGGGGCGGGAGGAAATGTATTTCCGCTACAAGACCCGTTTCCCGATCACGCCCAAGCCCGGCTATGCGGACCTCAAGGCCTATTTCAACATCGACAATGGCTCGGGCAAGCTGCGCGGCCTCTATGCCGAACGCAATGTCGCGGCCGTCTCGCTGTTGCGCGAATGGCTGAGCCCCTTTGCCAGCATGGGCGCCGGCAATGTCGTGTCGCAGCCGACCGACGGCACCGACCATGAATATATGCAGGCGATCGGCGTGCCGGGCTACCAGTTCATCCAGGATCCGCTCGACTATGAAAGCCGGGTCCATCACAGCGGCATCGACACCTTCGATCATCTGAAGGCGGAGGATATGCGCCAGGGCGCAGTCGTCCTCGCCGGCCTGCTGCTGCAGGCGGCGAACAGCGACAAGACCCTGCCGCGCATGCCGCTGCCGACCCAGCCGGCGGTCAGCGATCCGTTCAAATATGAGGATCCGGCGCTGGATTGATTGAGAAAGGGCGGGGCGATCCCTCGATCGCCTCGCCTAGCTCTGGGCGTCGTGGAAGATGATGCCCAGCGTGTGGCGCATGCCGGACAGGAGCCGGCTGACGCCATGGCGCATCTGCACCCGGTGGACGCCGCGCGTGCCCATCACCGGCCGCTCGCGCACCGGGAAGATCACGGCATCGCCCTTGCGCAGCGGCACCATTTCGGGCCGCGACTGCATGCGCGGGCGTTGCTCGGTCAGGATGAAGGCGCCGCCGGTGAAGTCCGCTTCCGGCTCCGACAGCAGGATCGCCGCCTGCAACGGGAAGATGGTCGCGCCATAGACATCCTGATGCAGCGCATTCCAGTCGCCCGCCTCATAGCGCAGCAGCAAGGGCGTCGCCTTGTCCTGGCCGCCGAGCGCGCACTGGTTCAGGAATTCGGCGTGACGGGCGGGGTAGAGCGCATCGCTCCCCAGCATCGCCGCCCAGCGATTGGCGACCTCTACCAGCGACGGATAGAGTGCCTCGCGCAGCGCGGCGACCGGCTCGGGCAATGGGTAAGTGAAATAGCGATAGCGCCCCCGGCCATAGCCATGACGCGCCATCACCACCTCCTTGCGGAAGGCATGGGGCTGGTCCCATAGCGCGACGATCGCGTCGCACTGGTCCGGGGAAAGCAGAGCAGGCAGGCGCGCGGCGCCATGCAGGTCAAGGTCGGTCAGGTCCATGGCGCGCAGCATGGGCGGCGCGGGGCGCGGCGTCATCCCGTGCCTTGCGCTCAAACCTCCTGCCTCATTTCGGCTTGCGGAAGCGGTAGAGGAAACGGTCGGTCTTGCCGCGAATGGCAGGATCGAACACCAGCTTGCTGTGGTCGTCGGCCGGATTGGCGAGCAGCGGACTTTGCGCCTCCAGCACGAAGCCGGCGCGCAGGAAATCGGCCTTGACCACGGCGGGGTCGATCCGGTGCAGTCTGTCCACCACCGCGCGGGTGTCGCCGGCGGGACCGACATGGTCGATGATGCCGACGATCCCGCCCGGTTTCGTCGCGGCATAGAGCGTCTTCACGAACGCATCGGGGTCGGTGCGCGGAATGCCATATTTGTCCGACTGCCAGTAGAGATCATGGTAGCTCAGATTGATGATGGTGAAGTCGAAACTGTCGGGCGACGCCGCGAAGGCCTCGAACGGATAGCGCACCCAGTCCACCTCCGGCCGGCGCGCGACCAGCGCCGCCCATTTGGGCTTCTCTTCCTCGCTGGCGTAGAATTGGCTGGGCTCGAACCCGGTGACCTTGCCCTTGGGGCCGACCGCATCGGCCATGATCTCCGCCC
The sequence above is drawn from the Sphingobium sp. AP49 genome and encodes:
- a CDS encoding M20/M25/M40 family metallo-hydrolase; the encoded protein is MRHSIILLPLLCLAAPVAAQQPDDLNRVIDEGLNHSQVMQIAQHLTDDIGGRMTNSPQMRQAETWTADQFRQWGLSNVRKQGFRFGRGWWIAGSSVKMVSPRPIQLTAIPIAWTPPTNGVLSAPIIVAPMKKERDFDAWRGKLAGKIVLVSLPGTGDEPGEAAFQRLKGEDIEKLDRFEQPKNDPASLERLMKRLGFLRKLEAFLKAEGAVGWARQSYRDGKLLHGEGYDFGVNDTSALPGVEIAAEDYRRLARLAKTGPAPVLEINSDVRFDDSDVNAYNILADIPGSDPKAGYVMAGAHLDSWVAGDGAADNGAGSAMIMEAARILKSLGIKPKRTIRFALWSGEEQGLFGSMAYVDEYLATRAPGPKEEQGREEMYFRYKTRFPITPKPGYADLKAYFNIDNGSGKLRGLYAERNVAAVSLLREWLSPFASMGAGNVVSQPTDGTDHEYMQAIGVPGYQFIQDPLDYESRVHHSGIDTFDHLKAEDMRQGAVVLAGLLLQAANSDKTLPRMPLPTQPAVSDPFKYEDPALD
- a CDS encoding 2OG-Fe(II) oxygenase, which gives rise to MTPRPAPPMLRAMDLTDLDLHGAARLPALLSPDQCDAIVALWDQPHAFRKEVVMARHGYGRGRYRYFTYPLPEPVAALREALYPSLVEVANRWAAMLGSDALYPARHAEFLNQCALGGQDKATPLLLRYEAGDWNALHQDVYGATIFPLQAAILLSEPEADFTGGAFILTEQRPRMQSRPEMVPLRKGDAVIFPVRERPVMGTRGVHRVQMRHGVSRLLSGMRHTLGIIFHDAQS
- a CDS encoding class I SAM-dependent methyltransferase, with product MRLMLALALSGLALSTPIAALAKTDFAAAVADPKRPADARALDESRKPAETLAFLGLKPGMKAADIMTGSGYWAEIMADAVGPKGKVTGFEPSQFYASEEEKPKWAALVARRPEVDWVRYPFEAFAASPDSFDFTIINLSYHDLYWQSDKYGIPRTDPDAFVKTLYAATKPGGIVGIIDHVGPAGDTRAVVDRLHRIDPAVVKADFLRAGFVLEAQSPLLANPADDHSKLVFDPAIRGKTDRFLYRFRKPK